The following proteins come from a genomic window of Sardina pilchardus chromosome 1, fSarPil1.1, whole genome shotgun sequence:
- the rims1b gene encoding regulating synaptic membrane exocytosis protein 1 isoform X1 translates to MSISSSEEEGGSTPEYTSCEDVEMESMGERGDWDCYPMDPAVWHHPVTWQPSKEGDHLIGRITLSKRSAMPREAGSLLGLKVVGGKMTETGRLGAFITKVKKGSLADIVGHLRAGDEVLQWNGKALPGATKKEVYNIILESKNAPQVEIVVSRPIGDTPRIPESTHPPLESTGSSSFESQKMERPSISVMSPTSPGMLRDLPLVLPGQLSVKLWYDKVGHQLIVNVLQARDLPPRPDDRPRNPYVKMYFLPDRRLVGLPYQRGSQSDKSKRRTKTVKKSLEPKWNQTFLYPHVHRRDFRERMLEITVWDQPRVQEEESDFLGEILIELETALLDDQPHWYKLQSHDMSSIPLPQPSPYMPRRHTHGEKKLQRSHRIIETDYDDGITVLSSAAERSSRDKERSGTLSVPEQQRVVQHRSRSVSPHREDQCRTRSRPTHVPMQRSLDEIHQNRHHSYSPSHYHDPHQEHRSGDSDYEYSEDSEVLEMHRSIRGGSAECLHTNSDLQPCLDRVRSASTTCLRPDTGFHSPERERAHGGHSPTSGAPRGRGRQLPQLPAKSSSIEQALAVEERARQLQMKVHSFRPSSSGPQQETDLKAKREMYKQQRRSSDNVSGRSSDSELSDASAISHASSASRLSSASYMSVQSERPRGGRIRQVHGSGGPSMMKSTSVSGEIYTPERTDGSQSDTALGRVGGSGKKRRSSISARVVSIVGNRRSRSTSQISGADKKSKAGPIQRSQETGMAVELKRNMSRQPSRESTNGSMASCNSEGNLIFPRLGADSQFSEFLDGLGPAQLVGRQTLATPAIGDIQIGMTDKKGQLEVEVIRARGLIQKPGSKSLPAPYVKVYLLDNGAYVAKKKTKIARKTLDPLYQQALLFEESPKGKVLQVIVWGDYGRMDHKSFMGVAQILLEELDLSSTVIGWYKLFPPSSLVDPTLASLTRRASQTSLDSSSAPAGGRS, encoded by the exons ATGTCCATCAGCAGctcggaggaggagggcggctCCACGCCCGAGTACACCAGCTGCGAGGACGTGGAGATGGAGAGCATGGGCGAAAGAG gCGACTGGGACTGCTACCCAATGGACCCAGCTGTATGGCAT CATCCGGTTACGTGGCAGCCGTCCAAAGAGGGAGATCATTTAATCGGCCGCATCACCCTGAGCAAGCGCTCGGCCATGCCCAGGGAAGCTGGCTCCCTCCTGGGGCTGAAG GTGGTCGGGGGAAAGATGACGGAGACAGGGCGGCTCGGAGCCTTCATCACCAAAGTCAAGAAAGGAAGCCTGGCTGACATCGTTGGACATTTACGTGCAG GCGATGAGGTGCTGCAGTGGAACGGAAAGGCGTTACCGGGCGCAACCAAGAAAGAAGTCTACAATATTATCTTAGAGTCTAAAAACGCCCCGCAAGTTGAAATAGTCGTTTCAAGGCCCATTGG AGATACACCTAGAATCCCAGAATCGACGCACCCTCCTTTAGAGTCAA CGGGCTCCAGTTCCTTTGAGTCCCAGAAGATGGAGAGACCCTCCATCTCCGTCATGTCCCCCACCAGTCCAGGGATGCTGAGAGACCTGCCACTCGTCCTGCCAGGGCAGCTCTCG GTGAAACTATGGTACGATAAAGTCGGCCACCAGCTGATCGTCAACGTCCTGCAAGCCCGAGACCTGCCCCCTCGGCCCGACGACCGGCCCCGGAACCCCTACGTCAAAATGTACTTCCTGCCCGACCGCAGGTTGGTGGGCCTCCCCTATCAGAGGGGCAGTCAAAG CGACAAGAGCAAGCGTCGGACGAAGACGGTGAAGAAGAGCCTGGAGCCCAAGTGGAACCAGACCTTCCTGTACCCGCACGTGCACCGCCGCGACTTCAGGGAGCGCATGCTGGAGATCACCGTCTGGGACCAGCCCCGCgttcaggaggaggagagcgactTCCTGGGagag ATTCTGATAGAGCTGGAGACGGCCCTGCTGGATGACCAGCCTCACTGGTACAAGCTGCAGTCCCACGACATGTCCTCCATACCCCTGCCTCAGCCCTCACCCTACATGCCCCGCAGGCACACGCACGGGGAGAAGAAGcttcaga gatcTCATCGCATCATTGAGACAGATTATGATGATGGTATTACGGTATTGTCCtcag cagcagaGCGGAGCTCCAGGGACAAGGAGAGGTCGGGCACGCTGTCGGTGCCTGAGCAGCAGAGGGTGGTGCAGCACCGCTCTCGCTCCGTCTCCCCGCACCGCGAGGACCAGTGCAGGACCCGCTCACGGCCCACCCACGTACCCATGCagag GAGTTTGGATGAGATCCATCAGAATCGGCACCATTCCTATTCCCCGTCCCACTACCACGACCCCCACCAGGAACACCGGTCTGGGGACTCAGACTACGAGTACTCTGAGGACAG TGAGGTCCTCGAGATGCACAGATCAATCCGGGGTGGGAGTGCCGAATGCCTTCATACCAACAG tgatctGCAGCCATGCCTGGACCGGGTCCGGAGTGCCAGCACGACCTGTCTGAGACCCGATACGGGATTCCACtcacccgagagagagag gGCCCATGGTGGTCACTCCCCCACTTCAGGGGCTCCCAGGGGCCGGGGCCGCCAGTTACCCCAGCTACCGGCCAAGAGCAGCAGCATAGAGCAAG cgctgGCGGTGGAGGAGCGAGCGCGGCAGCTGCAGATGAAGGTCCACTCCTTCAGGCCGTCCAGCTCAGGGCCACAGCAGGAGACGGACCTGAAGGccaagagagag ATGTACAAGCAGCAGCGGCGCAGCAGTGATAACGTGTCGGGCCGCTCGTCGGACAGTGAGCTGAGCGACGCGTCGGCCATCTCCCACGCCAGCAGTGCCTCTCGCCTCAGCAGCGCCAGCTACATGTCCGTCCAGTCCGAGAGACCGCGCGGCGGACGCatcag GCAGGTGCACGGCTCGGGCGGGCCGAGCATGATGAAGAGCACGAGCGTGAGCGGCGAGATCTACACGCCCGAGCGCACCGACGGCAGCCAGTCGGACACGGCGCTGGGCCGCGTGGGCGGCTCGGGCAAGAAGCGGCGCTCCAGCATCAGCGCCCGCGTCGTCTCCATCGTGGGCAACCGCCGCAGCCGCAGCACCTCGCAGATCAGCGGCGCGG ATAAGAAGTCGAAGGCGGGCCCTATCCAGCGCAGCCAGGAGACGGGCATGGCCGTGGAGCTCAAGCGCAACATGAGTCGGCAGCCCAGCCGCGAGTCCACCAACGGCAGCATGGCCAGCTGCAACTCCGAGGGCAA CTTGATCTTCCCCCGCCTGGGAGCGGACAGCCAGTTCAGCGAATTCCTGGACGGGCTCGGTCCAGCACAGCTGGTTGGTCGTCAGACTCTGGCCACACCTGCAATAG gagACATCCAGATTGGCATGACCGACAAGAAGGGCCAGCTGGAGGTGGAAGTGATCCGGGCCCGCGGCCTCATACAGAAACCAGGGTCCAAGTCCCTCCCCG CTCCCTATGTGAAGGTCTACCTTCTGGACAATGGAGCCTACGTAGCCAAAAAGAAAACCAAGATCGCCCGCAAAACACTCGACCCACTTTACCAGCAAGCGCTGCTATTCGAGGAGAGCCCAAAGGGTAAAGTATTACAA GTTATAGTCTGGGGAGACTATGGGCGTATGGACCACAAATCCTTCATGGGTGTCGCACAAATCCTACTGGAGGAGCTTGACCTCTCTAGCACAGTGATTGGCTGGTACAAGTTGTTCCCGCCCTCCTCGCTGGTAGACCCCACGCTGGCCTCGTTGACCCGGCGGGCGTCCCAGACGTCTCTGGACAGCTCGTCCGCACCTGCGGGGGGGCGGTCGTAG
- the rims1b gene encoding regulating synaptic membrane exocytosis protein 1 isoform X2: MSISSSEEEGGSTPEYTSCEDVEMESMGERGDWDCYPMDPAVWHHPVTWQPSKEGDHLIGRITLSKRSAMPREAGSLLGLKVVGGKMTETGRLGAFITKVKKGSLADIVGHLRAGDEVLQWNGKALPGATKKEVYNIILESKNAPQVEIVVSRPIGDTPRIPESTHPPLESTGSSSFESQKMERPSISVMSPTSPGMLRDLPLVLPGQLSVKLWYDKVGHQLIVNVLQARDLPPRPDDRPRNPYVKMYFLPDRSDKSKRRTKTVKKSLEPKWNQTFLYPHVHRRDFRERMLEITVWDQPRVQEEESDFLGEILIELETALLDDQPHWYKLQSHDMSSIPLPQPSPYMPRRHTHGEKKLQRSHRIIETDYDDGITVLSSAAERSSRDKERSGTLSVPEQQRVVQHRSRSVSPHREDQCRTRSRPTHVPMQRSLDEIHQNRHHSYSPSHYHDPHQEHRSGDSDYEYSEDSDLQPCLDRVRSASTTCLRPDTGFHSPERERIQPTSILRGSRGKGPPLRPFGQAPGGSCPNSPRVDRAHGGHSPTSGAPRGRGRQLPQLPAKSSSIEQALAVEERARQLQMKVHSFRPSSSGPQQETDLKAKREMYKQQRRSSDNVSGRSSDSELSDASAISHASSASRLSSASYMSVQSERPRGGRIRQVHGSGGPSMMKSTSVSGEIYTPERTDGSQSDTALGRVGGSGKKRRSSISARVVSIVGNRRSRSTSQISGADKKSKAGPIQRSQETGMAVELKRNMSRQPSRESTNGSMASCNSEGNLIFPRLGADSQFSEFLDGLGPAQLVGRQTLATPAIGDIQIGMTDKKGQLEVEVIRARGLIQKPGSKSLPAPYVKVYLLDNGAYVAKKKTKIARKTLDPLYQQALLFEESPKGKVLQVIVWGDYGRMDHKSFMGVAQILLEELDLSSTVIGWYKLFPPSSLVDPTLASLTRRASQTSLDSSSAPAGGRS, encoded by the exons ATGTCCATCAGCAGctcggaggaggagggcggctCCACGCCCGAGTACACCAGCTGCGAGGACGTGGAGATGGAGAGCATGGGCGAAAGAG gCGACTGGGACTGCTACCCAATGGACCCAGCTGTATGGCAT CATCCGGTTACGTGGCAGCCGTCCAAAGAGGGAGATCATTTAATCGGCCGCATCACCCTGAGCAAGCGCTCGGCCATGCCCAGGGAAGCTGGCTCCCTCCTGGGGCTGAAG GTGGTCGGGGGAAAGATGACGGAGACAGGGCGGCTCGGAGCCTTCATCACCAAAGTCAAGAAAGGAAGCCTGGCTGACATCGTTGGACATTTACGTGCAG GCGATGAGGTGCTGCAGTGGAACGGAAAGGCGTTACCGGGCGCAACCAAGAAAGAAGTCTACAATATTATCTTAGAGTCTAAAAACGCCCCGCAAGTTGAAATAGTCGTTTCAAGGCCCATTGG AGATACACCTAGAATCCCAGAATCGACGCACCCTCCTTTAGAGTCAA CGGGCTCCAGTTCCTTTGAGTCCCAGAAGATGGAGAGACCCTCCATCTCCGTCATGTCCCCCACCAGTCCAGGGATGCTGAGAGACCTGCCACTCGTCCTGCCAGGGCAGCTCTCG GTGAAACTATGGTACGATAAAGTCGGCCACCAGCTGATCGTCAACGTCCTGCAAGCCCGAGACCTGCCCCCTCGGCCCGACGACCGGCCCCGGAACCCCTACGTCAAAATGTACTTCCTGCCCGACCGCAG CGACAAGAGCAAGCGTCGGACGAAGACGGTGAAGAAGAGCCTGGAGCCCAAGTGGAACCAGACCTTCCTGTACCCGCACGTGCACCGCCGCGACTTCAGGGAGCGCATGCTGGAGATCACCGTCTGGGACCAGCCCCGCgttcaggaggaggagagcgactTCCTGGGagag ATTCTGATAGAGCTGGAGACGGCCCTGCTGGATGACCAGCCTCACTGGTACAAGCTGCAGTCCCACGACATGTCCTCCATACCCCTGCCTCAGCCCTCACCCTACATGCCCCGCAGGCACACGCACGGGGAGAAGAAGcttcaga gatcTCATCGCATCATTGAGACAGATTATGATGATGGTATTACGGTATTGTCCtcag cagcagaGCGGAGCTCCAGGGACAAGGAGAGGTCGGGCACGCTGTCGGTGCCTGAGCAGCAGAGGGTGGTGCAGCACCGCTCTCGCTCCGTCTCCCCGCACCGCGAGGACCAGTGCAGGACCCGCTCACGGCCCACCCACGTACCCATGCagag GAGTTTGGATGAGATCCATCAGAATCGGCACCATTCCTATTCCCCGTCCCACTACCACGACCCCCACCAGGAACACCGGTCTGGGGACTCAGACTACGAGTACTCTGAGGACAG tgatctGCAGCCATGCCTGGACCGGGTCCGGAGTGCCAGCACGACCTGTCTGAGACCCGATACGGGATTCCACtcacccgagagagagag GATCCAGCCCACCTCCATCCTGAGGGGGAGCCGGGGCAAAGGGCCCCCCCTGCGCCCCTTTGGTCAAGCCCCAGGGGGCTCCTGCCCAAACTCCCCTCGCGTGGACAG gGCCCATGGTGGTCACTCCCCCACTTCAGGGGCTCCCAGGGGCCGGGGCCGCCAGTTACCCCAGCTACCGGCCAAGAGCAGCAGCATAGAGCAAG cgctgGCGGTGGAGGAGCGAGCGCGGCAGCTGCAGATGAAGGTCCACTCCTTCAGGCCGTCCAGCTCAGGGCCACAGCAGGAGACGGACCTGAAGGccaagagagag ATGTACAAGCAGCAGCGGCGCAGCAGTGATAACGTGTCGGGCCGCTCGTCGGACAGTGAGCTGAGCGACGCGTCGGCCATCTCCCACGCCAGCAGTGCCTCTCGCCTCAGCAGCGCCAGCTACATGTCCGTCCAGTCCGAGAGACCGCGCGGCGGACGCatcag GCAGGTGCACGGCTCGGGCGGGCCGAGCATGATGAAGAGCACGAGCGTGAGCGGCGAGATCTACACGCCCGAGCGCACCGACGGCAGCCAGTCGGACACGGCGCTGGGCCGCGTGGGCGGCTCGGGCAAGAAGCGGCGCTCCAGCATCAGCGCCCGCGTCGTCTCCATCGTGGGCAACCGCCGCAGCCGCAGCACCTCGCAGATCAGCGGCGCGG ATAAGAAGTCGAAGGCGGGCCCTATCCAGCGCAGCCAGGAGACGGGCATGGCCGTGGAGCTCAAGCGCAACATGAGTCGGCAGCCCAGCCGCGAGTCCACCAACGGCAGCATGGCCAGCTGCAACTCCGAGGGCAA CTTGATCTTCCCCCGCCTGGGAGCGGACAGCCAGTTCAGCGAATTCCTGGACGGGCTCGGTCCAGCACAGCTGGTTGGTCGTCAGACTCTGGCCACACCTGCAATAG gagACATCCAGATTGGCATGACCGACAAGAAGGGCCAGCTGGAGGTGGAAGTGATCCGGGCCCGCGGCCTCATACAGAAACCAGGGTCCAAGTCCCTCCCCG CTCCCTATGTGAAGGTCTACCTTCTGGACAATGGAGCCTACGTAGCCAAAAAGAAAACCAAGATCGCCCGCAAAACACTCGACCCACTTTACCAGCAAGCGCTGCTATTCGAGGAGAGCCCAAAGGGTAAAGTATTACAA GTTATAGTCTGGGGAGACTATGGGCGTATGGACCACAAATCCTTCATGGGTGTCGCACAAATCCTACTGGAGGAGCTTGACCTCTCTAGCACAGTGATTGGCTGGTACAAGTTGTTCCCGCCCTCCTCGCTGGTAGACCCCACGCTGGCCTCGTTGACCCGGCGGGCGTCCCAGACGTCTCTGGACAGCTCGTCCGCACCTGCGGGGGGGCGGTCGTAG